One window of the Arthrobacter sp. zg-Y919 genome contains the following:
- the hemL gene encoding glutamate-1-semialdehyde 2,1-aminomutase, whose translation MSSPVSTSEELFDRARALMPGGVNSPVRAFGSVGGTPRFMVSAKGPYITDSEGREYVDLVCSWGPALVGHSHPDVLAAVHAAVDNGLSFGASTPAEAELAQLVMDRVPGVKRLRMVSTGTEATMTAIRLARGFTGRNLVIKFAGCYHGHLDGLLASAGSGLATLALPGSAGVTEATAAETLVLPYNDVAAVEKAFAEHGANIAAVITEAAPANMGVVTPEEGFNAALSRITSAHGALLILDEVLTGFRTGPGGYWGLTGAKEGWTPDLFTFGKVIGGGMPVAALGGRADVMDYLAPLGPVYQAGTLSGNPIAMAAGVATLKAATAEVYATVDARSAELSAAVSAELDKAGVDHSIQRAGSLFSVAFGTSATGVHNYEQAQAQEAFRYRPFFHSMLDAGVYLPPSVFEAWFLSGAHDDAAMNRIYDALPAAAAAAAAAKP comes from the coding sequence ATGTCCTCACCTGTCTCGACGTCCGAAGAACTGTTTGACCGCGCCCGGGCCCTGATGCCCGGAGGCGTGAACTCCCCGGTCCGGGCCTTCGGCTCCGTGGGCGGTACGCCGCGCTTCATGGTGTCCGCCAAGGGCCCGTACATCACGGACTCCGAGGGCCGCGAATATGTGGACCTCGTCTGCTCCTGGGGCCCTGCCCTGGTGGGCCACTCCCACCCGGACGTCCTGGCCGCGGTGCACGCCGCCGTCGACAATGGATTGTCCTTCGGCGCGTCCACGCCGGCGGAAGCCGAGCTGGCGCAGCTGGTGATGGACCGGGTGCCGGGCGTCAAGCGCCTGCGCATGGTCTCCACCGGCACCGAAGCCACCATGACCGCCATCCGGCTGGCCCGCGGCTTCACCGGCCGGAACCTGGTCATCAAGTTCGCAGGCTGCTACCACGGCCACCTCGACGGGCTGCTGGCTTCCGCCGGTTCCGGCCTGGCCACCCTGGCGCTGCCCGGCTCGGCCGGGGTCACCGAAGCCACTGCCGCTGAAACACTGGTGCTGCCGTACAACGACGTTGCCGCCGTCGAAAAGGCCTTCGCCGAGCACGGCGCCAACATCGCAGCGGTCATCACCGAAGCTGCTCCGGCCAACATGGGTGTGGTCACCCCCGAAGAGGGCTTCAACGCGGCACTGTCACGGATCACCTCGGCGCACGGTGCCCTGCTGATCCTCGATGAGGTACTCACCGGCTTCCGTACCGGCCCGGGCGGCTACTGGGGCCTGACCGGCGCTAAGGAAGGCTGGACGCCGGATCTGTTCACCTTCGGCAAGGTCATCGGCGGCGGCATGCCCGTCGCAGCCCTCGGCGGCCGTGCCGACGTGATGGACTACCTCGCGCCGCTGGGCCCGGTCTACCAGGCCGGCACCCTCTCGGGTAACCCGATCGCCATGGCAGCCGGGGTCGCCACGCTCAAGGCCGCCACGGCCGAGGTCTACGCCACGGTGGATGCCCGCTCGGCGGAGCTCTCCGCCGCCGTGTCCGCCGAACTGGACAAGGCCGGCGTCGACCACAGCATCCAGCGCGCCGGCAGCCTCTTCAGCGTCGCTTTCGGCACCTCCGCCACCGGCGTGCACAACTACGAGCAGGCCCAGGCACAGGAAGCGTTCCGCTACCGGCCGTTCTTCCACTCCATGCTCGACGCCGGCGTGTACCTGCCGCCGTCGGTCTTCGAGGCCTGGTTCCTGTCCGGCGCCCACGACGACGCCGCGATGAACCGGATCTACGACGCGCTGCCGGCAGCCGCGGCGGCCGCCGCAGCTGCGAAGCCGTAA
- a CDS encoding methionine ABC transporter permease: MNFLTGLFDNPGITKALPEAVIETLQMVGISGFFTLLVGLPLGVFLHVTAPGGLLPMKIINRIVSDIIVNITRSVPFAILMVTLIPLARLITGTSIGPVAASVSLSIATIPFFARLVENALRDVSGGKIDAALVMGSTKMQVVTKVLLREALPGLVAALTTTLVTLVGYSAMAGIIGGGGLGRLAYNYGVQRFDTQVMVVTIVIIVALVQIIQIGGDFASRRVDHRSASGTGRRSRPAGALADPGTGPAARPETDRTLDKTTV, translated from the coding sequence ATGAACTTCCTGACCGGACTCTTCGACAACCCCGGAATCACCAAGGCCCTGCCCGAGGCCGTTATCGAAACCCTCCAGATGGTGGGCATTTCCGGCTTCTTCACCCTGCTGGTCGGTCTGCCGCTGGGCGTTTTCCTGCATGTCACGGCACCCGGGGGCCTGCTCCCGATGAAGATCATTAACCGGATCGTCAGCGACATCATCGTCAACATCACCCGTTCCGTGCCCTTTGCCATCCTGATGGTCACACTGATTCCGCTGGCACGGCTCATCACCGGCACCTCGATCGGCCCCGTGGCAGCCTCCGTTTCGCTGAGCATCGCCACCATCCCGTTCTTTGCCCGGCTGGTGGAAAACGCGCTGCGCGACGTTTCCGGCGGCAAGATCGACGCGGCCCTCGTGATGGGGTCAACGAAGATGCAGGTGGTCACCAAGGTGCTGCTGCGCGAGGCCCTGCCCGGACTCGTCGCGGCCCTGACCACCACGCTGGTGACCCTGGTGGGCTACTCGGCCATGGCCGGCATCATTGGCGGCGGCGGCCTCGGCCGGCTGGCCTACAACTACGGCGTCCAGCGCTTCGACACCCAGGTCATGGTGGTCACGATCGTCATCATCGTTGCCCTGGTGCAGATCATCCAGATCGGCGGCGATTTCGCCTCCCGCCGGGTGGACCACCGCTCGGCCTCCGGTACCGGCCGGCGCAGCCGTCCGGCCGGTGCGCTGGCTGACCCCGGCACCGGCCCCGCCGCCCGCCCGGAAACGGACCGCACACTCGACAAGACCACGGTCTAG
- the hemG gene encoding protoporphyrinogen oxidase: MPGRFLPKPEKTAKAEKPAKPEKTAKPEKPAKPEKPAKADKPSGKTGTQHSAAAPAGPSAVVVGGGVSGLIAARDLQRAGIRVTVLEAAERFGGCVGRHKVAGVVLDSGAESFATRSPAVPDLIAELGLAADVVPPNPAGSWLQLAADDLPSGAQRMPSSGLLGIPADPRHPDIVRALGRAGAARAAMDKVLPVGSLNRRGSMSLGELVRTRMGEAVLRRLVTPVVGGVYSADPDVLDVDSVAPGLRDAVGRHGSLAAAVGALRSAAPAGSAVAGLDGGMGRLTEALVADLETSGALLRTGVRAEALSRDGQQWRIRCSDGEELAADAVVVAAEGPAAVDLISTALPEVSAYRPQPGPGVALVTLVVDLPELDAMPRGTGVLVAREVEGIDAKALTHATAKWQWLADSTGPGTHVLRLSYGRALSAEESAAQPAHVDRADDDLFRQAVADASGLLQVDIKADDVVGWDVVRWVGALPSAAVGHKDRVGAVRAAVAEAHGLEAVGAWLAGTGLAAVTADTRTRMAGLTNAIL, encoded by the coding sequence ATGCCAGGCCGTTTCCTCCCGAAGCCGGAAAAAACCGCCAAAGCGGAAAAGCCGGCTAAGCCGGAAAAAACCGCTAAACCGGAAAAACCCGCTAAACCGGAAAAACCCGCCAAAGCGGACAAGCCGTCCGGTAAAACCGGTACACAGCATTCAGCTGCTGCGCCCGCCGGTCCCAGTGCCGTCGTCGTTGGCGGCGGCGTCTCCGGCCTGATCGCGGCCAGGGACCTGCAGCGCGCCGGCATCCGGGTCACGGTACTGGAAGCGGCGGAGCGGTTCGGCGGCTGCGTCGGCCGGCATAAGGTGGCCGGTGTTGTCCTGGACAGCGGTGCCGAATCCTTTGCCACGCGGTCACCGGCCGTGCCGGACCTGATTGCGGAGCTCGGCCTGGCAGCGGATGTGGTCCCGCCCAACCCGGCCGGTTCGTGGCTGCAGCTGGCAGCGGACGACCTGCCGTCGGGTGCGCAGCGGATGCCCAGCAGCGGCCTGCTCGGAATCCCCGCCGACCCGCGGCACCCGGATATCGTCCGCGCCCTGGGACGCGCCGGAGCGGCACGGGCAGCCATGGACAAGGTCCTTCCGGTGGGTTCCCTGAACCGCCGCGGATCCATGAGCCTGGGTGAGCTGGTGCGGACCCGGATGGGGGAGGCGGTGCTCCGCCGGCTCGTCACCCCGGTGGTCGGCGGCGTCTATTCGGCCGACCCCGACGTGCTCGACGTCGATTCGGTGGCCCCGGGTCTGCGCGACGCCGTGGGACGGCACGGTTCCCTTGCCGCTGCAGTAGGCGCCCTGCGGTCTGCGGCCCCTGCCGGGTCGGCCGTGGCCGGGCTGGACGGTGGAATGGGCAGGCTGACCGAGGCGCTGGTCGCCGACCTGGAAACCTCCGGAGCACTCCTGCGTACCGGGGTACGGGCCGAAGCCCTGTCCCGTGACGGGCAACAGTGGCGGATCCGTTGCAGTGACGGGGAAGAGCTGGCGGCGGACGCCGTGGTGGTTGCCGCCGAGGGGCCGGCCGCCGTGGATCTCATCAGTACCGCCCTGCCCGAGGTTTCGGCGTACCGGCCGCAGCCGGGTCCGGGCGTTGCCCTGGTCACCCTGGTGGTGGACCTGCCTGAGCTGGATGCCATGCCGCGCGGCACCGGGGTCCTGGTGGCCCGGGAAGTGGAGGGCATCGATGCCAAGGCGCTGACGCATGCCACCGCCAAATGGCAGTGGCTCGCGGATTCCACCGGGCCCGGAACCCATGTGCTCCGACTGTCCTACGGGCGGGCCCTGTCGGCGGAGGAGTCCGCCGCGCAGCCCGCGCACGTGGACCGCGCCGATGACGACCTGTTCCGGCAGGCAGTGGCCGACGCGTCCGGCCTGCTGCAGGTGGACATCAAGGCCGACGACGTCGTGGGCTGGGACGTTGTCCGCTGGGTGGGCGCTTTGCCCTCTGCCGCCGTCGGACATAAGGACCGGGTGGGCGCCGTCCGCGCGGCCGTGGCTGAAGCGCATGGACTGGAAGCGGTCGGCGCCTGGCTGGCCGGTACCGGGCTGGCAGCTGTCACCGCGGACACCCGCACGCGCATGGCAGGGCTAACCAACGCGATCCTGTGA
- a CDS encoding MetQ/NlpA family ABC transporter substrate-binding protein, with protein MRKALTLVATGVATALALTACGGSDSSSSAVESLDPANPVTLTVGASPAPHARILEFVRDNLAEDSGLELEIQEFDDYITPNISLNDGDSDVNYYQHLPYLESQMESQGYEFEHGAGIHVEPYAAFSEKHDDVSSIKEGARVMVTNDPSNQARALKLLEEAGLVKDIPEDASVLTLTDEQNFMDLDFQENQPELLVNDLKDPTVDLAIINGNYILEAGLSTDDALQVESVEDNPYANFLVWKAGSKDARIDKLEELLHSPETKAFIEETWPNGDVTAAF; from the coding sequence ATGCGTAAAGCACTGACCCTCGTTGCCACCGGAGTGGCCACGGCTCTGGCGCTGACGGCTTGCGGAGGATCTGATTCCTCTTCCAGCGCCGTGGAGAGCCTTGACCCTGCCAACCCGGTAACCCTGACCGTGGGCGCCAGCCCGGCACCGCACGCCCGGATCCTCGAGTTTGTCCGGGACAACCTCGCGGAAGACTCCGGCCTGGAGCTGGAAATCCAGGAGTTCGACGACTACATCACGCCGAACATCTCCCTGAACGACGGCGACAGCGACGTCAACTACTACCAGCACCTGCCCTACCTGGAATCCCAGATGGAAAGCCAGGGCTACGAGTTCGAGCACGGCGCCGGCATCCATGTGGAGCCGTACGCCGCGTTCTCCGAGAAGCACGACGACGTCTCGTCCATCAAGGAAGGCGCCCGGGTTATGGTCACCAACGACCCCTCGAACCAGGCCCGCGCCCTGAAGCTGCTGGAAGAAGCCGGTCTCGTGAAGGACATCCCCGAGGACGCCTCGGTGCTGACCCTGACCGACGAGCAGAACTTCATGGACCTGGACTTCCAGGAAAACCAGCCCGAGCTGCTCGTTAATGACCTCAAGGATCCCACCGTGGACCTGGCCATCATCAACGGCAACTACATCCTCGAAGCCGGGCTCAGCACCGACGACGCCCTGCAGGTGGAATCCGTCGAAGACAACCCGTATGCCAACTTCCTGGTGTGGAAGGCCGGCAGCAAGGACGCACGGATCGACAAGCTCGAAGAACTGCTCCACTCCCCCGAGACCAAGGCCTTCATCGAAGAGACCTGGCCGAACGGTGACGTGACGGCTGCTTTCTAG
- the hemQ gene encoding hydrogen peroxide-dependent heme synthase encodes MSETMDRSAAGTAGNDEQFFTLWTVFKRSSMPKAPVSNGAVDAFETLTKDLAASNVTLRGLYDVSAMRVDADVMVWLHGSAPEALQAALRQIRRSELFAGTEIAWSAMGVHRDAEFSKNHWPSFARGIDPETWICVYPFVRSYEWYQLPAEERGKMLRDHGMLGREFPQVLANTVASFALGDWEWILGLEAPNLVDLVDMMRHLRATEARNHVREEVPFYTGRRIPAAEVAEVLK; translated from the coding sequence ATGAGTGAGACGATGGACCGCAGTGCCGCCGGAACGGCCGGCAACGACGAACAGTTCTTTACCCTCTGGACCGTTTTCAAGCGGTCCTCCATGCCGAAAGCGCCCGTCTCGAACGGTGCAGTTGATGCCTTCGAAACACTAACCAAGGACCTGGCAGCCAGCAACGTCACGCTCCGCGGGCTTTACGACGTCTCCGCCATGCGCGTGGATGCCGACGTGATGGTGTGGCTGCACGGCAGCGCGCCGGAAGCGCTGCAGGCGGCCCTGCGGCAGATCCGCCGGTCCGAGCTGTTTGCCGGCACCGAGATCGCCTGGTCCGCCATGGGCGTTCACCGCGACGCGGAGTTCTCCAAGAACCACTGGCCGTCCTTCGCCCGGGGCATCGACCCCGAGACCTGGATCTGCGTCTACCCGTTTGTCCGCTCCTACGAGTGGTACCAGCTGCCCGCCGAGGAACGTGGCAAGATGCTGCGCGACCACGGCATGCTCGGCCGAGAATTCCCCCAGGTCCTGGCCAACACCGTGGCTTCCTTCGCCCTCGGTGACTGGGAATGGATCCTGGGCCTTGAAGCCCCCAACCTGGTGGACCTCGTCGACATGATGCGCCACCTGCGCGCCACCGAGGCCCGCAACCACGTCCGTGAAGAAGTCCCGTTCTATACCGGCCGGCGTATTCCGGCCGCCGAAGTTGCCGAGGTACTCAAATGA
- a CDS encoding ATP-binding cassette domain-containing protein yields the protein MITVTDLRKVYRQGDRNVTALDGVSLSVPKGSIHGIIGHSGAGKSTLVRCLTLLDRPTSGSVTIDGRELTAVKDSEIRAARRRIGMVFQHANLMDSRTAAANIAHPLELVGTKKSVIDARVKELLALVGLEGSAGAYPAQLSGGQKQRVGIARALAADPDVLLCDEPTSALDPSTTDDILDLISDLTRRLDLTVLIITHEMNVVKRICDSVSLLEAGRVVEHGPLREVASDLRGRLAKQLIPLPVTPPSPGGPVLELLFTGQTTSDPVLSALTRRFDTDVNVLAGSVELLAGTRFGRLRIQLDTHTDMAAVHEYLALQGVTVEVAA from the coding sequence ATGATCACAGTTACCGACCTTCGCAAGGTCTACCGACAGGGCGACCGCAACGTCACCGCACTGGACGGCGTGAGCCTGAGCGTACCCAAGGGTTCGATCCACGGGATCATCGGCCACTCCGGAGCCGGCAAGTCCACTCTGGTCCGCTGCCTGACCCTACTGGACCGGCCGACGTCGGGCTCCGTCACCATTGACGGCCGCGAACTCACCGCCGTGAAGGACTCCGAGATCCGTGCGGCCCGCCGCCGGATCGGCATGGTCTTCCAGCACGCGAACCTCATGGACTCCCGGACCGCCGCCGCCAACATCGCGCATCCGCTCGAACTGGTCGGCACGAAAAAGAGCGTCATCGACGCCCGGGTGAAGGAACTGCTGGCCCTCGTAGGCCTTGAAGGCAGTGCCGGGGCGTACCCCGCCCAGCTGTCCGGCGGGCAGAAGCAGCGGGTGGGCATTGCCCGGGCGCTGGCCGCCGATCCGGATGTGCTGCTGTGCGATGAACCCACCTCGGCCCTGGACCCCAGCACCACGGATGACATCCTGGACCTGATTTCGGATCTGACCCGGCGCCTGGACCTGACCGTGCTGATCATTACGCACGAGATGAACGTGGTGAAGCGGATCTGTGATTCGGTGTCGCTGCTGGAGGCTGGACGGGTGGTGGAACACGGTCCCCTGCGCGAGGTCGCTTCCGATCTCCGCGGCCGGCTGGCCAAGCAGCTGATCCCGCTGCCGGTCACTCCGCCCTCCCCCGGCGGCCCGGTCCTGGAACTGCTGTTCACGGGCCAGACCACCTCGGATCCCGTCCTTTCCGCACTGACCCGCCGGTTCGACACCGACGTCAACGTCCTCGCCGGCAGCGTGGAGCTGCTGGCCGGAACCCGCTTCGGACGGCTGCGCATCCAGCTGGACACGCACACCGACATGGCCGCCGTCCATGAATACCTCGCCCTGCAGGGCGTCACCGTGGAGGTGGCAGCATGA
- the hemC gene encoding hydroxymethylbilane synthase codes for MADSPVLIGTRGSALAVTQTTTVSEALSSLGGFDVELVRVRTEGDINRAALSQIGGTGVFVAALRESLLRGDCDVAVHSLKDLPTSPAEGLALGAIPERVDVRDVLCARDGLTLAGLPAGAKIGTGSPRRAAQLRAARPDLEIVDIRGNVDTRLGRVAGLVEGAPGDLDAVVLAAAGLARLGRLNMVSEFIDPDVMLPAPGQGALAVECRAADAAEGDLGKALAAYDHFDSRLTVAAERAMLGRLEAGCTAPVGALARVDADGITLQAVVCSDDGTRLMRRSAVTAELTEDAARALGVQIAEELLAAGAAQLTDLPAS; via the coding sequence GTGGCGGATTCGCCCGTCCTGATCGGCACCCGCGGCAGCGCCCTGGCCGTCACGCAGACCACCACCGTGTCCGAAGCACTGTCCAGCCTGGGCGGGTTCGACGTCGAACTGGTGCGCGTCCGCACCGAGGGCGACATCAACCGGGCCGCGCTGTCGCAGATCGGCGGCACCGGCGTCTTCGTCGCCGCGCTGCGCGAATCGCTGCTGCGCGGAGACTGCGACGTTGCGGTGCACTCGCTCAAGGACCTCCCCACCTCACCGGCCGAAGGCCTGGCCCTCGGTGCCATTCCGGAACGCGTGGACGTCCGCGACGTCCTGTGTGCCCGCGACGGCCTCACCCTGGCCGGACTTCCGGCCGGAGCGAAGATCGGTACCGGCTCGCCGCGCCGGGCAGCCCAGCTGCGCGCCGCCCGTCCCGACCTCGAGATTGTGGACATCCGCGGCAACGTTGACACCCGCCTCGGCCGCGTGGCCGGACTGGTGGAAGGCGCTCCCGGGGACCTTGACGCCGTGGTGCTCGCCGCTGCCGGACTGGCCCGGCTGGGACGGCTGAACATGGTCAGCGAGTTCATTGACCCCGACGTTATGCTCCCGGCCCCCGGCCAGGGCGCCCTGGCAGTGGAATGCCGTGCTGCCGACGCCGCCGAAGGAGACCTCGGCAAGGCGCTTGCCGCGTACGACCACTTCGACAGCCGCCTGACCGTGGCTGCCGAACGGGCCATGCTCGGCCGGCTGGAAGCCGGCTGCACGGCTCCGGTAGGTGCACTGGCCCGCGTGGACGCCGACGGCATCACCCTGCAGGCCGTGGTCTGCAGCGACGACGGCACACGCCTGATGCGCCGCTCGGCCGTCACCGCCGAGCTCACCGAAGACGCCGCCCGCGCACTGGGTGTACAGATCGCCGAGGAGCTGCTCGCGGCCGGTGCCGCCCAGCTCACGGACCTCCCCGCCAGCTGA
- a CDS encoding ferrochelatase — translation MTSAVSNEPVFDPFEGVDENGRMAPKHYDAILLASFGGPEGQEDVIPFLRNVTAGRGIPDERLEEVATHYRANGGISPINEQNRALKAALEGELARRGVELPVLWGNRNWAPYIKDVLQEAYDAGHRRILMVTTSVYSSYSSCRQYREDLGMNLIKTGLDKKLHVDKVRQYFDHPGFVEPFVEGVRESVAKVRAQLAAKGVENEKIEILFSTHSIPTADAEASGPRDREFEEGSAYVAQHLANARAIMERIPEAAGLDWQLVYQSRSGAPHIPWLEPDINDAIAELPAKGVNGVVIVPLGFVSDHMEVLWDLDTEAMDTCRELGLAADRTPTPGIHETFVSGLVDLLQERTLENNIAIRPAMTDLGPWYDVCRPGCCANLRGEKPTIAGADSTVGVE, via the coding sequence ATGACATCCGCTGTTTCCAACGAGCCCGTTTTCGACCCGTTTGAGGGTGTCGACGAAAACGGCCGCATGGCCCCGAAGCATTACGACGCCATCCTGCTGGCTTCCTTCGGCGGCCCGGAAGGCCAGGAAGACGTCATTCCCTTCCTGCGCAACGTCACCGCCGGCCGCGGCATCCCCGACGAGCGGCTGGAGGAAGTGGCCACCCACTACCGGGCCAACGGCGGCATCAGCCCCATCAACGAGCAGAACCGTGCGCTGAAGGCGGCACTGGAAGGGGAGCTGGCACGCCGCGGCGTCGAACTCCCCGTCCTCTGGGGCAACCGGAACTGGGCGCCCTACATCAAGGACGTCCTGCAGGAGGCCTACGACGCCGGTCACCGCCGCATCCTCATGGTCACCACCAGCGTCTACTCGTCCTACTCCAGCTGCCGCCAGTACCGCGAAGACCTGGGCATGAACCTGATCAAGACCGGCCTGGACAAGAAGCTGCACGTGGACAAGGTCCGCCAGTACTTTGACCACCCCGGCTTCGTGGAGCCCTTCGTCGAAGGCGTCCGCGAGTCCGTGGCCAAGGTCCGCGCGCAGCTGGCCGCCAAGGGCGTGGAAAACGAGAAGATCGAGATCCTCTTCTCCACCCACTCGATCCCCACCGCCGACGCCGAAGCCTCCGGTCCCCGCGACCGGGAGTTCGAAGAAGGCAGCGCCTACGTCGCCCAGCACCTGGCCAACGCCCGCGCCATCATGGAGCGGATCCCCGAGGCTGCAGGCCTGGACTGGCAGCTGGTCTACCAGTCCCGCTCCGGCGCCCCGCACATCCCCTGGCTGGAACCGGACATCAACGACGCGATTGCCGAACTGCCTGCCAAGGGCGTCAACGGCGTGGTGATTGTGCCGCTGGGCTTCGTCAGCGACCACATGGAAGTCCTCTGGGACCTCGACACCGAGGCCATGGATACCTGCAGGGAGCTGGGCCTGGCCGCAGACCGGACCCCGACACCGGGCATCCATGAGACCTTCGTGTCCGGCCTGGTGGACCTGCTGCAGGAACGCACCCTGGAGAACAACATCGCCATCCGCCCCGCCATGACCGACCTCGGCCCGTGGTACGACGTCTGCCGCCCCGGCTGCTGCGCGAACCTGCGCGGCGAGAAGCCGACTATTGCCGGCGCCGATTCCACTGTGGGCGTCGAATAG
- the hemB gene encoding porphobilinogen synthase — protein MSFPQHRPRRLRTTPAMRRLTAEFRLDPAELILPVFVREGITEPNPLTSMPGVVQHTLDSLKKAAAEAVELGIGGIMLFGIPAERDAVGSAGTDPNGILNRGIRAVREEVGDDLVIMSDVCLDEFTDHGHCGVLDENGVVDNDTTLEIYGRMAVEQARAGAHVLGPSGMMDGQIAVIRQALDEAGYTDVSLFAYAAKYASAFYGPFREAVDSQLKGDRRTYQMDASNRREAILEVELDLEEGADMVMVKPAMSYLDVLADVAAMSPVPVGAYQISGEYAMIEAAAANGWIDRRRAIEESVLGIKRAGANMILTYWATELAAWLKESK, from the coding sequence ATGAGCTTCCCCCAGCACCGTCCCCGCCGTCTGCGCACCACCCCCGCCATGCGGCGGCTGACCGCGGAGTTCCGGCTGGATCCCGCCGAGCTGATCCTTCCCGTCTTCGTCCGTGAGGGCATCACTGAGCCCAACCCGCTCACGTCCATGCCCGGCGTCGTCCAGCACACCCTGGACTCCCTGAAGAAGGCCGCCGCTGAAGCAGTGGAACTGGGCATCGGCGGGATCATGCTGTTCGGCATCCCGGCCGAGCGCGACGCCGTCGGCAGCGCCGGCACGGACCCGAACGGCATCCTCAACCGAGGGATCCGGGCCGTCCGCGAGGAGGTCGGCGACGACCTGGTCATCATGAGCGATGTCTGCCTGGATGAGTTCACCGACCACGGCCACTGCGGTGTGCTGGACGAAAACGGTGTCGTGGACAATGACACCACCCTGGAGATCTACGGCCGGATGGCCGTGGAGCAGGCCCGCGCCGGTGCCCACGTACTGGGCCCGTCAGGCATGATGGACGGGCAGATCGCCGTCATCCGGCAGGCACTGGACGAGGCCGGGTACACCGATGTTTCCCTGTTCGCCTACGCCGCGAAATACGCTTCCGCGTTCTACGGTCCCTTCCGTGAAGCCGTGGACTCCCAGCTCAAGGGCGACCGCCGGACCTACCAGATGGACGCCTCCAACCGCCGCGAAGCGATCCTCGAGGTGGAACTGGACCTTGAGGAAGGCGCCGACATGGTGATGGTCAAGCCGGCCATGAGCTACCTCGACGTGCTGGCCGACGTCGCCGCCATGTCGCCGGTGCCGGTGGGCGCTTACCAGATCTCCGGCGAGTACGCGATGATTGAAGCTGCCGCCGCCAATGGCTGGATTGACCGCCGCCGGGCCATCGAAGAGTCCGTGCTGGGTATCAAGCGGGCCGGCGCCAATATGATTCTCACCTACTGGGCCACCGAGCTGGCGGCCTGGCTGAAGGAAAGCAAGTAA
- a CDS encoding uroporphyrinogen-III synthase: MAASQNGPDLAGLFVVLPRTPDRASAMVRELQDCGASVALMPLIDFQYPTDTDLLDRALNSLKAGRFAWVVFTSVTTVRAVTRRCAALGIRPDAVVPPDTRIAAVGAGTRQALEEVGFDIDFLPDTDQSARGLAASWPDPLGSDPEGGDLRVLLPQADVADPSLHEALTSLGWDVRAVTAYCTVDYPATGVRFTPEATGEGMLDPEAFAAAAPAGQRAVVLTSPSIARRFVRRCAPVPDGTLLVAIGESTAARMRELGVGPHAVAKQPTPAGIAQALSVAMSTGPTN; the protein is encoded by the coding sequence ATGGCGGCCAGTCAAAACGGTCCGGACCTTGCCGGACTGTTCGTCGTCCTGCCGCGCACCCCGGACCGGGCCTCGGCCATGGTCCGGGAGCTGCAGGACTGCGGCGCGTCGGTGGCGCTTATGCCACTGATCGATTTCCAGTACCCCACAGACACCGACCTGCTGGACCGTGCCCTGAATTCGCTCAAGGCAGGCCGGTTCGCCTGGGTGGTCTTCACCAGCGTGACCACGGTCCGGGCCGTGACCCGCCGGTGCGCCGCCCTGGGCATCCGCCCGGACGCCGTCGTGCCTCCGGATACCCGCATCGCCGCCGTCGGCGCCGGAACCCGGCAGGCGCTGGAGGAGGTCGGCTTCGACATTGACTTCCTTCCAGACACTGACCAGTCCGCCCGCGGCCTCGCGGCATCCTGGCCGGACCCGCTGGGCTCGGACCCGGAAGGCGGCGACCTGCGGGTGCTGCTGCCGCAGGCCGATGTTGCCGACCCGTCGCTGCACGAGGCCTTAACCTCCCTGGGCTGGGACGTCCGTGCCGTGACCGCGTACTGCACCGTGGACTATCCGGCCACCGGTGTGCGCTTTACACCGGAGGCAACCGGCGAAGGCATGCTGGACCCGGAAGCCTTTGCCGCGGCGGCACCTGCCGGGCAACGCGCCGTCGTCCTGACCTCACCGAGCATCGCCCGCAGGTTCGTGCGCAGATGCGCGCCGGTGCCGGACGGAACCCTCCTGGTGGCCATCGGCGAGAGCACAGCTGCACGGATGCGCGAGCTGGGGGTGGGTCCGCACGCCGTGGCGAAGCAGCCAACCCCGGCGGGAATAGCACAGGCACTCTCGGTTGCTATGTCTACGGGTCCTACCAACTAG